Proteins from a genomic interval of Periophthalmus magnuspinnatus isolate fPerMag1 chromosome 11, fPerMag1.2.pri, whole genome shotgun sequence:
- the evx1 gene encoding homeobox even-skipped homolog protein 1: MERREEVVMLASGEGGRLASGLAGEAQGKPGHRGCMSPYSSRDTSEERIRSVGASSAGADISRQPAGEQTHKDGSSSDPESDFYEEIDVSCTPESMDYPSAKGPNGDSPHHHHHAESSTDPGKATPGPGSLSYAADQIRRYRTAFTREQIARLEKEFYRENYVSRPRRCELAAALNLPETTIKVWFQNRRMKDKRQRLAMTWPHPADPAFYSYMMSHAAATGNLPYPFPSHLPLPYYSPLTSSPASSPFPNPLRSLDSFRMLSHPYQRPELLCAFRHPSLYPGPPHGLGPGGSPCSCLACQSSSLASRPAPTPASDFACSPTSRTDAFVTFTPAVLSKSSSVTLDQREEVPLTR, encoded by the exons ATGGAGCGCAGAGAGGAAGTGGTGATGCTCGCCTCTGGTGAGGGGGGGCGTCTGGCGTCAGGTTTGGCCGGAGAGGCGCAGGGAAAGCCGGGGCACAGAGGCTGCATGAGCCCCTACTCCTCCAGAGACACGTCCGAGGAGAGGATCCGGAGCGTGGGGGCGTCTTCTGCCGGAGCGGACATCAGCAGGCAGCCGGCCGGGGAACAGACGCATAAAGACGGCAGTAGCTCGGACCCTGAGTCGGACTTCTACGAGGAGATAGACGTGAGCTGCACGCCGGAAAGCATGGACTATCCCTCGGCTAAAG GTCCTAACGGAGACTCCccgcaccaccaccaccacgcaGAGAGCAGCACGGATCCGGGAAAGGCCACGCCAGGCCCGGGCTCTCTGTCCTACGCAGCGGACCAGATTCGCCGGTACCGCACCGCCTTCACCCGGGAGCAGATAGCTCGTTTGGAGAAGGAGTTCTACCGGGAGAACTACGTGTCCAGGCCGCGGAGGTGCGAGCTGGCGGCGGCACTGAACCTGCCCGAGACTACCATCAAG GTGTGGTTCCAGAACCGGCGGATGAAGGACAAACGGCAGCGCCTCGCCATGACTTGGCCCCACCCGGCAGACCCGGCCTTCTACAGCTACATGATGAGCCACGCCGCCGCGACCGGCAACCTTCCCTACCCGTTCCCTTCACACCTGCCCTTGCCCTACTACTCCCCGCTCACCTCCTCCCCCGCCTCCTCACCGTTCCCCAACCCCCTGCGCTCCCTAGACAGCTTTCGGATGCTGTCTCACCCGTACCAGCGCCCGGAGCTGCTGTGCGCCTTCAGACACCCCTCCCTGTACCCGGGCCCGCCGCACGGCCTCGGTCCCGGGGGTAGTCCTTGCTCTTGCCTCGCCTGTCAGTCCAGCAGCCTCGCCTCCAGGCCGGCCCCGACTCCTGCTTCGGACTTTGCGTGTTCGCCCACGAGCAGAACTGACGCGTTTGTGACGTTTACGCCCGCCGTGCTCAGCAAATCCTCCTCGGTGACGTTGGACCAGCGAGAGGAAGTGCCCCTCACTAGATAA